The following proteins are co-located in the Argopecten irradians isolate NY chromosome 9, Ai_NY, whole genome shotgun sequence genome:
- the LOC138331649 gene encoding sperm-activating peptides-like — translation MKVCTLCLVFSVVLLACLVTEGQSGFFSARKATTSVIRGARKGARGVAGAAKKGARFVGGAVQKGARVVGGTVKKGARFVGGAVQKGARVVGGAVQKGARVVGGAVQKGAKFVGGAVQKGTRVVGGAALGTRDMYRRYKDMRRANLKKSNKYFHARANHAARHRPGGRWAAN, via the exons ATGAAGGTCTGCACGCTGTGCTTAGTCTTCTCCGTGGTCCTGCTGGCCTGTTTGGTCACCGAGGGCCAAAGCGGGTTCTTTTCTGCCCGAAAAGCAACCACTTCTGTCATAAGAGGAGCCCGGAAAGGAGCCAGGGGTGTCGCTGGCGCTGCCAAGAAAGGAGCCAGGTTTGTCGGTGGCGCTGTTCAGAAAGGAGCCAGGGTTGTCGGCGGTACTGTCAAGAAAGGGGCCAGGTTTGTCGGTGGCGCTGTTCAGAAAGGGGCCAGGGTTGTCGGTGGCGCTGTTCAGAAAGGGGCCAGGGTTGTCGGTGGTGCTGTCCAGAAAGGAGCCAAGTTTGTCGGTGGCGCTGTACAGAAAGGAACCAGGGTTGTCGGTGGCGCTGCCCTTGGAACACGTGACATGTACAGGAGATATAA GGACATGAGAAGAGCCAATTTGAAGAAATCTAATAAATATTTCCACGCTCGTGCCAATCATGCCGCCCGACACAGACCAGGAGGACGCTGGGCCGCTAATTAG